A genomic stretch from Verrucomicrobiia bacterium includes:
- a CDS encoding glycosyltransferase translates to MLIILLSSLAVLSLLLTLWQWIGSRYPLHQRIGAHPFAPDLTLLKPLKGVDDHTEECLRSWFTQAYPGKMQLLFGVASPDDPVCDVVRRLVGEHPEAHAKLVICHETLGFNAKVSSLIQLRRLAENEIIVVSDADVLAPKDFLKNAVAPLTDPEVGLVNCFYRLANPATLAMRWKAIAINADFWSQVLQSKDLAPLDFALGAVMITRRAHLQEIGGFEALADHLADDFQLGNRIVRIGGRRIVLCPVVVDCLSEPLSWGDTWRHQLRWARTIRVSRPLPYAFSILSNATLWPLLWMATQPTPLSLLTFAGCISLRIVMVQTLQRRLGAVVGQWRFWWLAPIKDLLQCGLWAGAFLGNHITWRGQKYRLLRDGRLAAH, encoded by the coding sequence GTGTTAATAATACTGCTCTCCAGTTTGGCGGTGTTGAGCCTGTTGCTGACGCTTTGGCAATGGATTGGCTCCCGCTATCCCCTGCATCAACGGATTGGTGCGCACCCCTTCGCGCCTGATTTGACGCTGCTTAAACCGCTCAAGGGGGTGGATGATCATACTGAAGAATGCCTTCGCAGCTGGTTCACCCAGGCTTATCCCGGCAAGATGCAGTTGCTATTTGGCGTGGCGTCTCCGGATGATCCTGTGTGCGATGTAGTCCGCCGACTGGTCGGCGAGCATCCGGAGGCGCACGCCAAGCTCGTCATCTGTCACGAAACTCTCGGGTTCAACGCCAAAGTCTCCTCGCTCATCCAGCTTCGCCGCCTGGCCGAAAACGAAATCATCGTGGTCAGCGATGCCGATGTCCTCGCGCCCAAAGACTTTCTCAAAAATGCCGTGGCGCCGCTGACGGATCCCGAAGTCGGCCTGGTGAATTGTTTCTATCGCCTCGCCAATCCCGCGACGCTCGCGATGCGTTGGAAGGCCATCGCCATCAACGCGGATTTTTGGAGCCAGGTTTTGCAAAGCAAGGATTTGGCCCCGCTCGATTTTGCCCTTGGCGCAGTGATGATCACCCGGCGCGCGCATTTGCAGGAAATCGGTGGATTTGAAGCGCTGGCGGACCATCTCGCGGATGATTTTCAACTCGGCAATCGCATCGTGCGCATCGGCGGCAGGCGCATCGTCCTTTGCCCAGTGGTCGTGGATTGTCTGTCCGAACCATTGAGCTGGGGCGACACCTGGCGGCATCAATTACGCTGGGCGCGGACCATCCGCGTCTCGCGACCGCTGCCCTACGCCTTCAGCATCCTGAGTAACGCCACGCTCTGGCCGCTGCTCTGGATGGCCACGCAACCCACGCCGCTTTCCTTGCTGACCTTCGCGGGATGCATTTCCCTGCGCATCGTCATGGTTCAAACGCTCCAACGCCGGTTGGGCGCAGTCGTCGGCCAATGGCGGTTCTGGTGGCTGGCCCCGATCAAGGACCTGTTGCAATGCGGTTTGTGGGCGGGAGCGTTCCTCGGCAATCACATCACCTGGCGCGGGCAAAAATACCGCTTACTGCGCGACGGGCGGCTGGCGGCTCATTGA
- a CDS encoding FmdB family zinc ribbon protein, whose amino-acid sequence MPTYEYVCQKCGHEFEIVRSMMAPALTTCPKDLCGLKKWGKGKVKKSIGAGAGLIFKGSGFYITDYRSENYKAGAKKDTAPAASSGDSKPAASESKAATPAPAKTESKPAKSKKAD is encoded by the coding sequence ATGCCAACTTACGAATATGTTTGTCAGAAGTGCGGGCACGAATTTGAGATCGTGCGCTCGATGATGGCGCCCGCCTTGACCACGTGCCCGAAGGATTTATGCGGGTTGAAAAAATGGGGCAAGGGCAAGGTGAAGAAATCCATCGGCGCGGGCGCGGGATTGATTTTCAAGGGCAGCGGTTTTTACATCACCGATTATCGCAGTGAGAATTACAAGGCCGGCGCGAAGAAAGACACCGCGCCCGCCGCCAGCAGTGGTGATAGCAAACCCGCCGCGTCCGAAAGCAAAGCAGCCACTCCCGCTCCGGCAAAAACGGAAAGCAAACCCGCGAAGTCAAAGAAAGCCGATTAA
- the moaA gene encoding GTP 3',8-cyclase MoaA: MTRRNLLVDAHGRILRDLRVSLTDRCNFRCLYCLPETEAAQNFYRGRWASLPHSNPIAREWQPKSKFLTFEEIERVVRIAVGLGIEKIRLTGGEPLLRPDIEKLVARIAAIPGLKDLALTTNGFLFAEKARALREAGLRRISFSLDSLDRANFQKITGRDALAEVLAAIHLAKELGMKPVKVNAVIIRGINDHEIEALADFARENDLPMRFIEFMPLDSARAWLKELVMPGREILERLQARFELRPAPARDAAETARRWQFADGRGEIGLISPVSEPFCGHCNRVRLTADGQVRTCLFSVTEHDLRTRLREGDSDEAIGEFLRGVVWQKEERHHIGEPEFVAPERSMSCIGG; encoded by the coding sequence ATGACGCGGCGGAATTTGCTCGTTGACGCTCACGGACGGATTCTGCGCGACTTGCGGGTAAGTCTCACCGACCGGTGCAATTTCCGTTGTCTCTATTGCCTGCCCGAGACGGAAGCGGCGCAGAATTTTTATCGCGGACGCTGGGCTTCGCTGCCGCATTCCAATCCCATCGCGCGCGAATGGCAGCCCAAGTCGAAGTTCCTGACGTTTGAAGAAATCGAGCGCGTCGTGCGCATTGCCGTTGGACTTGGCATTGAAAAAATCCGGCTCACCGGTGGCGAACCGCTCTTGCGTCCGGACATTGAAAAATTGGTCGCGCGCATCGCGGCTATCCCCGGCTTGAAAGACCTGGCACTGACGACGAATGGTTTTTTGTTTGCGGAAAAAGCGCGCGCGTTGCGCGAGGCGGGCTTGCGGCGCATCAGCTTCAGTTTGGATTCACTCGACCGCGCGAACTTTCAAAAAATCACCGGGCGCGATGCACTCGCCGAAGTTTTGGCAGCCATTCATCTGGCGAAAGAACTCGGCATGAAGCCGGTCAAGGTGAATGCGGTGATCATTCGTGGCATCAATGATCACGAAATCGAAGCGCTGGCGGATTTCGCCCGCGAGAATGATTTGCCGATGCGGTTCATCGAGTTCATGCCGCTCGATTCGGCGCGCGCGTGGCTGAAGGAACTCGTCATGCCGGGACGCGAAATTTTGGAGCGGTTGCAAGCGCGTTTCGAGTTGCGTCCCGCGCCCGCGCGCGATGCGGCGGAGACGGCGCGCCGCTGGCAATTCGCCGATGGGCGCGGTGAGATCGGGCTCATCTCGCCGGTGAGCGAGCCGTTTTGCGGACATTGCAATCGCGTTCGCTTAACAGCCGACGGCCAGGTGCGGACGTGTCTTTTCAGTGTGACGGAACACGATTTGCGCACGCGCCTGCGCGAAGGGGATTCGGACGAGGCGATCGGAGAATTTTTGCGCGGCGTAGTGTGGCAGAAGGAAGAGCGGCATCACATCGGCGAGCCGGAATTTGTCGCGCCGGAGCGAAGTATGAGTTGTATCGGCGGTTGA
- a CDS encoding LON peptidase substrate-binding domain-containing protein → MKLPSEVPVMTRPNATLFPQALLPLYIFEPRDRKMLADSLDTDRVFSVAMQKPGRTRETPSPVAGLGLIRVSVGHDDGTSHLVLQGIARVELAETVRYKPYRVQRIRVLESPPCNDVIVDALLAKVRELLEERVTLGLGFPPPFTSKSKAATSAADFSAKDVLKYLDKLTDPEQVADLVSCAVLAGPVERQAILETVHLESRLKRLIHFLMAEISRERKDKKR, encoded by the coding sequence ATGAAGTTGCCGAGTGAAGTTCCTGTGATGACGCGTCCGAACGCCACTCTCTTTCCCCAGGCGCTTTTACCTCTCTACATTTTTGAGCCGCGTGATCGCAAAATGCTCGCCGATTCGCTCGACACCGACCGCGTTTTTTCCGTCGCGATGCAAAAGCCCGGCCGCACGCGTGAGACGCCTTCGCCGGTTGCGGGACTTGGTCTGATCCGCGTCTCGGTCGGCCACGACGACGGCACTTCGCATCTCGTGTTGCAAGGCATCGCGCGCGTTGAACTCGCCGAGACGGTGCGCTACAAACCCTATCGCGTCCAACGCATCCGCGTGCTTGAATCGCCGCCGTGCAATGACGTCATCGTGGATGCTTTGCTCGCCAAGGTGCGTGAACTTTTGGAAGAACGCGTGACGCTTGGCCTGGGTTTTCCACCACCGTTCACGAGCAAATCGAAGGCGGCGACCTCCGCCGCGGATTTTTCCGCGAAGGATGTTTTAAAATATTTGGATAAGCTCACCGATCCCGAACAAGTTGCGGATCTTGTTTCGTGCGCTGTGCTCGCCGGACCGGTAGAACGGCAAGCCATTTTGGAGACGGTGCATTTGGAATCGCGCCTCAAACGGCTGATCCATTTTTTGATGGCGGAAATCTCGCGTGAGAGGAAAGATAAGAAGCGATGA
- a CDS encoding DUF1844 domain-containing protein, whose translation MNEPTIHTPGQEGEPTREQILAAMFANMVIQQTNMAMMLMGKVAHPESGEFVKDLDAAKMFIDQLEMLEAKTKGNLSKQEDGLMKQALSALHMTFVEAVEGAGEEPQVHAHEQPSAQPGASASAPAPAAEAAPKPSTTEPAPSPAVTPEPAAEESRKRFSKKY comes from the coding sequence ATGAACGAACCAACCATTCATACTCCGGGCCAGGAAGGCGAACCGACGCGTGAACAAATTTTGGCGGCCATGTTCGCGAACATGGTCATCCAGCAAACCAACATGGCCATGATGCTCATGGGCAAAGTCGCCCATCCCGAGAGCGGCGAATTCGTCAAAGACCTCGACGCCGCGAAGATGTTCATAGACCAGTTGGAAATGCTCGAAGCCAAGACCAAAGGCAACCTTTCCAAACAGGAAGACGGCCTGATGAAACAAGCTCTCAGCGCCCTCCACATGACCTTCGTGGAAGCCGTCGAAGGCGCGGGTGAAGAACCGCAAGTTCACGCCCACGAACAACCTTCCGCCCAACCCGGCGCCTCAGCTTCAGCGCCCGCGCCGGCCGCGGAAGCCGCGCCAAAACCTTCGACCACCGAGCCCGCTCCTTCTCCGGCTGTAACACCCGAACCCGCTGCCGAAGAATCCCGCAAGCGGTTCAGTAAGAAATACTGA
- a CDS encoding SCO family protein: MFQRRLFFAVAFFVMVAASAWGQGVSAGTGLPGDTNRQVYEVKGVVKSLAADGKSVMVQHQAVTNYMPAMTMPFDVRDTNELRGLQAGDAIGFQLVVAGNVAWIEHVTKTGAAPPPGAEQPSRLSFRVVRDVDKLAIGDMLPEYHFTNELGQAISTKQFLGQAFAFTFFFTRCPYPTFCPLMSRNFQETEKKLLAMSGGPTNWHLFSISFDTEYDTPADLHDYAMLYQYQPAHWSFLTGDLTEITAIGDQVGEYFGHDESGGITHNLRTVVVDARGRIHQILPENKWTSDQLMAEIVAAAMVGK, translated from the coding sequence ATGTTTCAACGACGACTTTTTTTTGCGGTGGCATTTTTTGTGATGGTGGCGGCGAGCGCGTGGGGGCAGGGGGTTTCGGCGGGGACGGGGCTTCCAGGGGATACGAACCGGCAGGTGTATGAGGTGAAGGGGGTGGTGAAATCGCTGGCGGCGGATGGCAAGTCGGTGATGGTGCAGCATCAGGCGGTGACGAATTATATGCCGGCGATGACGATGCCGTTCGACGTGCGGGACACGAATGAGTTGCGCGGGTTGCAGGCGGGGGATGCGATCGGTTTTCAATTGGTCGTGGCGGGGAATGTGGCGTGGATCGAGCATGTGACGAAGACGGGCGCCGCGCCGCCGCCGGGTGCGGAGCAGCCTTCGCGGCTTTCGTTTCGCGTGGTGCGGGACGTGGATAAGCTGGCGATTGGGGATATGTTGCCGGAATATCATTTCACGAATGAATTGGGCCAGGCGATTTCGACGAAACAATTTTTGGGGCAGGCGTTCGCGTTCACATTTTTTTTCACACGGTGTCCGTATCCGACGTTTTGCCCGCTGATGTCGCGGAATTTTCAGGAGACGGAAAAGAAGTTATTGGCGATGTCGGGCGGGCCGACGAATTGGCATTTGTTTTCGATCTCGTTCGACACGGAGTATGACACGCCGGCGGATCTGCATGATTACGCGATGTTGTATCAATATCAGCCGGCGCATTGGAGTTTTCTGACGGGGGATTTGACGGAGATCACGGCGATCGGCGATCAGGTGGGGGAATATTTCGGGCACGACGAGAGCGGGGGCATCACGCATAATCTTCGCACGGTGGTGGTGGATGCGCGGGGTCGTATTCACCAAATTCTGCCGGAAAATAAATGGACGAGTGATCAGTTGATGGCGGAGATCGTGGCGGCGGCGATGGTGGGGAAGTAG
- a CDS encoding MFS transporter, which translates to MRTPTGNLPTATIARQKLRLGFFTVEALNSLAASYYFNYIFFYLTEHFGFGNRDNLLISALYGLIYMLVAWQAGPFGQRRGYFFTLRLGFWGMAILMIIGGLAPLAFGYSHLTRALQWFIVALWTLAVCLTWPTLQALFSEKSARGQAGRTAGIYNVVWAGAAAIAYLTSGALLDTFGGEILFWLSAALNLAQLALLPPLQKLSATVPSTDDLPAAPDATATLTPRPIARSRKFLHLAWLANPFAYVGIYGVIPIIPKLAQHFDLTPTMASLICSVWFWSRLGAFLWFWLWPGWHYRLGWLLGAFIGLIASFIAILLSTQVWMLAVAQIIFGLAVGLIYYSSLFYSMDGGESKGKKGGFHEAAIGLGIFIGPTTGVATHHFLRQPNSETWGISALLILGLILFLAIHFYHETKSKVKPL; encoded by the coding sequence ATGCGCACCCCCACCGGAAACCTCCCCACCGCTACGATCGCCCGCCAAAAACTCCGCCTCGGCTTCTTCACCGTCGAAGCCCTCAACTCCCTCGCCGCCTCCTACTACTTCAACTACATCTTCTTCTACCTCACCGAACACTTCGGCTTCGGCAACCGCGACAACCTCCTCATCAGCGCACTCTACGGCCTCATCTACATGCTCGTCGCCTGGCAAGCCGGCCCCTTCGGCCAGCGCCGCGGATACTTCTTCACCCTCCGCCTCGGCTTTTGGGGCATGGCCATCCTCATGATCATCGGCGGCCTCGCGCCCCTCGCCTTCGGCTACTCGCACCTGACCCGCGCCCTCCAATGGTTCATCGTCGCCCTCTGGACCCTCGCCGTCTGCCTCACCTGGCCCACCCTTCAAGCCCTCTTCAGCGAAAAAAGTGCGCGCGGCCAAGCCGGCCGAACCGCCGGCATCTATAACGTCGTTTGGGCCGGCGCCGCCGCCATCGCCTACCTCACCAGCGGCGCCCTCCTCGATACCTTCGGCGGCGAAATCCTCTTCTGGCTCTCCGCCGCGCTCAACCTCGCCCAACTCGCCCTCCTCCCGCCCCTACAAAAACTCAGCGCCACCGTCCCCTCCACCGACGACCTCCCCGCCGCGCCCGATGCCACCGCCACCCTCACCCCGCGCCCCATCGCCCGCTCCCGCAAATTCCTCCACCTCGCCTGGCTGGCCAACCCCTTCGCCTACGTTGGCATCTACGGCGTCATCCCCATCATCCCCAAACTCGCCCAACACTTCGACCTCACCCCCACCATGGCCAGCCTCATTTGTTCCGTGTGGTTTTGGTCGCGGCTTGGGGCGTTCCTCTGGTTCTGGCTCTGGCCCGGCTGGCACTACCGCCTCGGCTGGCTACTTGGCGCCTTCATCGGCCTCATCGCCAGCTTCATCGCCATACTCCTAAGCACCCAAGTCTGGATGCTCGCCGTCGCGCAAATCATCTTCGGCCTCGCCGTCGGACTCATCTACTACTCATCCCTCTTCTACTCCATGGACGGCGGCGAATCCAAAGGCAAAAAAGGTGGATTCCACGAAGCCGCCATCGGCCTCGGCATCTTCATCGGCCCCACCACCGGCGTCGCCACCCACCATTTCCTCCGCCAACCCAACTCCGAAACCTGGGGCATCAGCGCCCTCCTCATCCTCGGCCTCATCCTATTCCTAGCCATCCATTTCTACCACGAAACCAAAAGCAAAGTAAAACCACTATAG
- a CDS encoding NUDIX domain-containing protein, giving the protein MAHIHEKIDFTVAIFVVRDAKILLIHHRKLGKWLPLGGHIELDEDPEIAALREAKEESGLDVELLGERPPTTEPGTRALIAPRFLDIHRISDTHEHIGMIYWARPIGGDVALAEAEHHDIRWCTAADLDTLHPSMTNAVKWYCRQAIQEISAAN; this is encoded by the coding sequence ATGGCGCACATCCACGAAAAAATTGACTTCACCGTCGCGATCTTTGTCGTTCGCGATGCCAAAATTCTTTTGATCCACCATCGCAAACTCGGCAAATGGCTTCCACTCGGCGGCCACATCGAACTCGACGAAGACCCCGAGATCGCCGCCCTCCGCGAGGCCAAAGAAGAAAGCGGCCTCGACGTCGAACTCCTCGGCGAACGCCCGCCCACCACCGAGCCCGGCACCCGCGCCCTCATCGCCCCGCGCTTCCTCGACATCCATCGCATCAGCGACACCCACGAACACATCGGCATGATTTATTGGGCGCGCCCCATCGGCGGCGACGTCGCCCTCGCCGAAGCCGAACACCACGACATCCGCTGGTGCACCGCCGCCGATCTGGACACTCTCCACCCCTCCATGACCAACGCCGTAAAATGGTATTGCCGCCAAGCCATCCAGGAAATTTCCGCCGCCAACTAA
- a CDS encoding ATP-dependent Clp protease proteolytic subunit, translated as MTNFLVPYVVEQTGRGERSYDIYSRLMVDRIVFLGTAVDDMVANITIAQLLFLQMSDPKKDIHLYINSPGGSVTAGLAIYDTMQFLTCDVNTYCIGQAASMGAVLLCGGTKGKRFALPNANIMIHQVLGGAEGPASDVEIRVKYMLKLKQRLNGIISRHTGKSIEQVERDCDRDNFMSSEEAKAYGLVDEVVQSRKEIPGLAEQTTSLLNDRKGS; from the coding sequence ATGACAAATTTTCTCGTTCCTTATGTGGTGGAGCAAACCGGGCGCGGCGAGCGTTCCTACGATATTTATTCCCGCCTCATGGTGGACCGCATCGTGTTCCTCGGCACTGCGGTGGATGACATGGTCGCGAACATCACCATTGCGCAGTTGCTGTTTCTCCAGATGAGCGATCCCAAAAAGGACATCCACCTTTACATCAATTCTCCCGGCGGCAGCGTCACGGCGGGCCTGGCGATTTACGACACCATGCAATTTCTCACTTGCGATGTGAATACCTATTGCATCGGCCAGGCGGCAAGTATGGGCGCGGTGTTGCTTTGCGGCGGCACGAAAGGCAAACGCTTCGCCCTGCCCAATGCGAACATCATGATCCATCAAGTTCTCGGCGGCGCGGAAGGCCCCGCGAGCGATGTCGAAATCCGCGTCAAGTACATGCTCAAACTCAAGCAGCGCTTGAACGGCATCATCTCCCGCCACACCGGCAAATCCATCGAGCAAGTCGAGCGCGATTGCGACCGCGATAATTTCATGTCCTCCGAAGAAGCCAAGGCTTACGGCCTCGTGGACGAAGTCGTGCAGTCGCG